In Panicum virgatum strain AP13 chromosome 5K, P.virgatum_v5, whole genome shotgun sequence, the genomic window CTACGGCCTGTCCTCGCCCGCGGACGCGCGGCTGGTGGGCGCGTACCTCTGGAACAGCTACCTCggcggctcgtcgtcgtcgcgccCCCTCGGCGATGCCGTCCTCGACGGCATCGACTTCGACATCGAGCTCGGCAGCGGCAAGTTCTGGGACAACCTCGCCAAGTAAACTCTCGCCGCAGCCGCCTGCTGCTCATCGCTGCATGTTCGTTTCATGCATGCGCACATCTGCTCATGCTCTGGTTGCATTGCAGGGACCTCAAGGACATGGGCAAGAACGCCGGCACGGCGGTGCTGCTGAGCGCGGCGCCGCAGTGCCCGTTCCCGGACCAGTGGGACAGCGGCGCGATCGACACGGGGCTGTTCGACTTCGTGTGGGTGCAGTTCTACAACAACCCGGAGTGCCAGTTCAGCTCGGGGCGCAGCGCGTTTCTGGCCGCGTGGAAGCAGTGGGAGTCGGTGCCGGCGGGGAAGATCTTCCTGGGCCTGCCGGCCTCCAAGGACGCGGCGGGCACCGGGTTCGTGCCCGCGGGCCAGCTCACGTCGCAGGTGCTGCCGCTCATCAGGGGCTCCTCCAAGTACGGCGGCGTCATGCTCTGGTCCAAGTTCTACGACGACCGCACGGGCTACAGCTCCGCCATCAAGAGCCACGTCTGATAGACAGATACTACTACGGCACAAGCTCTAGGAACTCGGCAAGCGTGCATGTTTTGCATGCGTTGACTTGTACGTGCGTGTTCGTGTTCGATCTTGTTTCGAAGTGTCACCCGTAGTTGGGAGACCGTGTGTTCTGTAGTAGAGCGAGGAAAATATCAGGTTTGCTATTGTTCAGTCACCATCCTAGTTCCAAGGCCCCTAGATCAGCAAATAAGTAGTGTAGAGTCGTAGAGATCATTCCTCAATCCTCATTTCTGATTTTTGTTTGTGTATTGCGAAAATAAATTAGATAGTCCTATTCCCAACGGACCACTTGGATTCCTCGGCTATTTAGGTATCTTCATCCAAATCCTAATTCCAGTAATTGAATATTTTCACCAAATGCACATCACTATCGATACATAtggtgtactccctccgttccaaattacaaGACATcgtaagaatcttggagagtcaaagcaatctcaagtttgaccaagattatagagagaaatataagaatttatgatattaaattgatgtactatgaaaatataactaataaaaaaatctaatggtacttagtttatataataaatgttattattctattatataaatttggtcaaacaaaaaaattatgactctccaagattgttggaatatcttataatttgaaacggagggggTATCATTTAAGGGAACATATCATGTGCAAACCAACTCCTTCGTGCAAACTATACAAACTCCAATCTGGACCACCAGATCAACATCTAAGGGGACCTAACCAATTAAGCTACTCTAAGGTCGCATTCATTTTACATTTTGTGAGCGAATAATAAATCAATGTGGTGTGAAGTTTCTAGGTCATGAATGCagattctaattttttttctcaagtTTTCAGAATGTCACTCTAAGCTGCTTGGACAAGTATATTTATGATGTctttgttagaaatctaggcaattttcggtatattttaattccaaaattagatgtataaactagcaatatttctatgactttaaggagtaaaagaaaacatgtgaacatgtttatacttatcacacatataagcataaacaatataaataaccaaagttttagggagtaccctaaagcggggccgttgccggaggcattggctgcgctgttaccaactggagtagacatctactcggttggcctcagtcgaagtagtcgaactaaatcggtgcaggaagatgttcgcagtgcagtcccacgaacggtcaccaagatgtagtcgacgtagttgttcggctcgtccaccaggaagtagtcgtacaatcgggtaaagccttagtatttttgagcagtcacgctaaagcgttacccaaaaacctgattgcccgcctatcccgtgcaggatctcaaggcgagcaaggtttcggaggcctgctcacgctaattctgtgcgcgcagagattagcgttggggaactcagttgttgcaactggagagggagaagagaggagccgagttgcctcagtgctctggtgcaggatggatgaggggcatggcactccttatatagtgactcaggtgctcaggttcgttgaacctggacaccatcagagtcatttaggtgatgcggttatggccattaattacagatttaattgcacgtttaatcgcacgattaattgctgtcaacggcaaaatagccatcacatcacaccgcgccgcgccgcgccgcgccgcgccgcgccgcgcctcgccctcggcctcggcctcggccacggccacggccacggccacggccatggcccggcccggctcggcgaggcgagcgagcgcgcgcgcgcgtgtggttcaccgtcctcctcttaccggcttcacaagtggtgtacaagaagtccaccttttaagtcggttgagatcctcctcaattcccggtacggaattaaacattgattccctagcattaatagtgggctttaaattcttttattgctttagaataaatgggccaagcccattactccaacaatccccaccaagaaattcaagccacactagaaataccctcattctctctttgatataccagtattcgacagagactgttaagttgaacttccatctaggacaaaggctacacttattcacaactgtgcaatggactatgccttgaattgccagttttgtgcaaacaagtttgaccagagccctacactggtactaggctgcaaaagcatccccgcggtttggagcttataagtcatactccaggcccttcatgagtttctagagaatacccaattctcatagaccatgaccagtggtcaaactcatataggtgtgttcctttcagatgttctgtaggacaacatcttttgtttcaagaaaacaactcatttgtttaaaagaaaccacctggcacacattaaggtatagaccaacctgccatacagattagaagagaaatgcaccttatacacggaatgagcccttttcacaaaggttctcttctcacagtcagactttagttttgtttcaccatcctaattcacgggatctccgatcacataggacaggtttccactatagaatgactcacgtgggtctcaagcccaattccatagatgcattgtctatcacatttcgtgaaagaccctttgtaaactgatctgccagatttttagccgtctgaacatagtccagggctataactccggagtttctcaattttctgacagatttcaaccgccttttcacatgtctagatgacttcatgttatcctttgaactattcaccttgacaattaccgtttgattgtcacagttcattaggattgccggtaatggtttttcaactatcggcaagtccataaggagctcacgaagccactcagcctcaacagtggcggtatctaatgctgtgagttctgcttccatagttgacctcgttaagatggtctgcttgcaagacttccaggaaacagctccaccaccaagtgtaaacacatatccacttgtggcctttatctcatcagcatcagaaatccaatttgaatcactatacccttctagtacccttgggtacccggtgtagtgaattccatagttcattgtccccttcagatagcgcattactctttcaagacccttccaatgatcatctcccgggtttgaaacaaaccggctcagtttgcttacagcaaacgagatatcaggtcttgtagcgctcgctaaatacattaatgaaccaatgatctgagaatatctcagctgatctcgcattatccttttgttctttctaagaattaaactggcatcatatggtgttgagacaggtttatagtcactataaccaaagcgacttaacaccttctccacatagtgagactgtgtaagaatcaccccaccattgatctcttttaccagctttatattaaggataacatcagcttctcccagatccttcatctcaaaattttgagataaaaactctttgacttccttaatcacattaaggctagtgccaaagatcagtatgtcatccacatacaaacacaaaatcactccttcagccccaccatagcgatagtacacacatctgtcagcttcgttcacaacaaagccggcagaggtcaaagttctatcaaacttttcatgccactgcttaggcgcttgcttgagaccatataaagattttaacaacttacaaaccattccttcttgaccctttgatacaaacccatccggctgatccatatagatctcctcttctaactctccattgaggaaagccgtcttaacgtccatctgatgaacgagaagaccataagaggctgccaaggaaagtaacactcgaattgtggtcaatcgggcaactggtgaataagtgtcaaagaaatcttctccttctttttgtgtataacccttggccacaagcctagccttgtacttttcaatagtaccatctggcctaagctttttcttgaacacccacttgcatccaaccggtttacatccataaggacgttcaacgacctcccaggttccattagacataatagaatctatctcactccttactgcttccttccaatagtcagcatcaggagatgaatatgcctcttcaatggttctgggtgtatcatctatgaggtatacaatgaaatcatcaccaaaagactttacagtcctttgtctcttgctctttctcggagcatcattgttatcctcctcagaattttctacaagtgtatgttcattgtgttctatcggctcagcagagccatcatccttgatgaactcttgcctagatgaacttgtttcatctctcatgggaaaaatgttttcaaaaaatgtagcatctctggactccattatagtaccaacatgcatgtcaggtactccagatttcactattaaaaatctatatccaacgctgtgaatagcataacctagaaagatacaatccacagttttaggtccaagcttacgtttcttggttattggcacactcacttttgccaaacaaccccatgtacgtaagtatgacagtgttggccttttcttctcccattcctcgaaaggagttatctctttattctttgtaggaacacggtttaggacatgacatgcagtcaatatagcctcaccccaccattccttggaaagtcccgctgtatctaacatggcgttaaccaaatccgttagagtgcggttctttctttcggcaaccccatttgactgaggtgaatagggaggcgtcctctcatgaataataccatgttcctcgcaaaataaagtgaataaatttgagaaatactcgccaccacgatctgacctaactcttttgatctttctctcaagttggttttctacttcagctttatagattttaaagtagtgtaaagcttcatcttttgacttcaacaaatagatgtaacaaaatctagaactatcatcaatcaaagtcatgaaatattttttaccaccttttgtcaacactccattcatttcgcacaaatcggaatgaattaattctaagggtgccaagctccttgcctccgcggtcttatgaggcttacgagattgttttgattcaacacatacatgacacttagaatttttgacaaaagtgaactttggaattaagctcaaattagctaagcgcatcatacaaccaaaattaacgtgacaaagcctcgaatgccaaacatttatttcatcaacgttaataacattgtatgcaattttattacaaacatctgacaaagaaagacggaacaaacctccgctttcataaccttttccaacaaaagtaccaaacttagacaagatacatttattggactcaaagactaatttgaaaccatctctacacagtagagagccgctgactaaattcttcttgatggtggggacatgctgcacgttcttcagctgcacggtcttccccgaagtaaacttcagatttaccgtaccaacaccaagaacacgcgcatgtgatccgttccccatcagcaaggaggaagtcccgccggtctggtaagaagagaacaaagaagcatcagcacaaacatgaatattagcaccagtatcaacccaccactcgggtgaaccaaagactgaaagaacagtaggtaataaattaccgtaccccgaagttcctccaggctcgctaataaccatgttggcggagttgttgcctttgcggttcggacactttgcagcaaagtgatccgtactagcgcacacatagcaagctcccgtcttcttcttcttcttaaaagtggttgtcttcttagtctttggttggttctgcggtggctttttcttgttcttgttggagttgttcttctgaacaagattggcacttgaagcaccaacaactcctttcccacgtatgtcctttgctctcgccttctcctcaacatcaagagtccctatgagtccatctattgtgaactcctgtctcttatgttttagagaagtagcaaagtccctccaagaaggtggcagcttagagattatacctccagccacaaacttattgggtaacacacatggggactctttgctgcaatttttgagatcttttgccagagtatgtatttcatgagcctgttccactacagaacggtcttcgaccatcctgtactcaaggaactgctccatgatatacaactcactcccggcgtcagatactccatattgagcctcaagagcatcccacaaagctttgccagttggcagccggatataagaatccaccaggttatcaccgagaacactaatgatcaagcctcgaaagaggatatcagcctcatcgaacgcactcccttcctctggagagaattgttcaggcttaccctctttcacatggatcactctcgatagtgttaaccacagtataagccgctcttgccaacgtttgtaatttgaaccatcaaaaggtgatggtttgattgatgcagcaaagctagataccgaaagcctattaacacattCAGGTTTTTGgaatgttagaaatctaggcaattttcggtatattttaattccaaaattagatgtataaactagcaatatttctatgactttaaggagtaaaagaaaacatgtgaacatgtttatacttatcacacatataagcataaacaatataaataaccaaagttttagggagtaccctaaagcggggccgttgccggaggcattggctgcgctgttaccaactggagtagacatctactcggttggcctcagtcgaagtagtcgaactaaatcggtgcaggaagatgttcgcagtgcagtcccacgaacggtcaccaagatgtagtcgacgtagttgttcggctcgtccaccaggaagtagtcgtacaatcgggtaaagccttagtatttttgagcagtcacgctaaagcgttacccaaaaacctgattgcccgcctatcccgtgcaggatctcaaggcgagcaaggtttcggaggcctgctcacgctaattctgtgcgcgcagagattagcgttggggaactcagttgttgcaactggagagggagaagagaggagccgagttgcctcagtgctctggtgcaggatggatgaggggcatggcactccttatatagtcgagtcatttaggtgatgcggttatggccattaattacagatttaattgcacgtttaatcgcacgattaattgctgtcaacggcaaaatagccatcacaccgcgccgcgcctcgcctcgcctcgccacggccacggccacggctcggcgaggcgagcgagcgcgcgcgcgcgtgtggttcaccgtcctcctcttaccggcttcacaagtggtgtataagaagtccaccttttaagtcggttgagatcctcctcaattcccggtacggaattaaacattgattccctagcattaatagtgggctttaaattcttttattgctttagaataaatgggccaagcccattactccaacagtcTTATAGATGGTCTCTTGTATAGTTACAAAATCTTAAGGCGAATATATACATAAATTATTTGAGTGTCTTTTTTAACGGTACCCTATCTATTATTATGTATTTTGTGCATGGAACAAGTAAACTGTGGAAGTAGCCTTAACTTAAGGGTTATTTGTGAAAATGACACCCAAATCATGCACGACATCAAGACGAgccgctgacatgtggggtccaAGACTTCTTATTAGTGGGGTATTGGCACAcgaattgtttttcttttttcaattgCTTTCTCGACAACTAATGCACTTGCCTTTTTTCAGTCGTATAATGCTTCAGACATGTTGAGTTGAGCTGTCTACGCACGCCTTTGGGCTATGAGGACTTTTGTCAAGGAAGAATCATTTAAGCATTATATTTTATCCAGCTGAATTCAGCATGAGTGAGGTGGCATTACGAGCCACACATGTTCTTGTGCTGTACTGGAGCGCACTATTGTTTGCAAGCTCTTTGTAACAGCGAATGCCCTATGTTACCGATACATTTGacgtattaaatatagactaataacaaaataaattacaaatTTCGTCTGTAAACTGCAAAATGAATTcattgagcctaattaattcgtcattagcaaatggttactgtagcaccacatTATCAAATTATGGCgcaattagactcaaaagatttgtctcgcaatttacacgcAAAATgtgcaatttatttttttatccaCATTTCATAcaccatgcatgtgtccaaattaATGTGGCATTTTTGACTAAAAttttttgggatctaaacaagacACTCAATACTGCCAAACCTTTGCGCATGCTGAATTTTAAATTGCGGTGGAGCCTCTGCTGTCGCAATCTGCTTTCTGCTGAAAATGAATCgccgtttcctttttttttcgccGCTGTGTCTGGCCCTGACATCAATCGAGCTGTATTCTTCATCAAGCTGAAGTTTCAAATGACAGAAACTGAAAAGGAAGCAAGCAGCAGGCCCAgttggggagggggggggggggttcggcCGGCTGTCGGTTCCTCTGTCCAGGGGCACTGCAAGCTAACTAGTCTCCTCAGTGCGTGCTGGCCCATCCCTAAAGGTTGGTTAATCCTTGGATTAGCGACAGGTTTGGGGGGTTTCCTGGCCTTACCCGCCGAGTAGTCCGAAGATGCGTGACTGTCTTGACGTCGCTTTGTCAATCAAACAGTTCTGCTGAACTTGTCCCCTTCTCTGTCcgggggtgtgtttagttgcgaAAACTTCGTGAACAAGTTGTTGTAGTATGTTTCGGTTTTATTTAGTAACTATTGTCCAACCATGaagtaattagtctcaaaagattcgtctcgtcatttacaatcaaattatgcaattagttatattttttaactacatttaatattctaTACATATAtcgtaagattcgatgtgatgtacgtcagtgaaaaattttaagaacttttcgcggaactaaacacagcctaagttGAGCGGAGGACGGCAGGAGGATGATGGTACTCTCGGGCTCGCTATCCAAACAAACATCCGAGTCACCTCCGTCACCGGCAGAGTCACATTGGATCtccggctgtgtttagttccaaaaatcaaaattctaaatttttttttccgGCACATGTATGAagatttaaatctagacgaaataaaaaacgtatTGCGACTGttggctgtaaatcgcgagacgaatctaatgaacctaattaggctgtaattagacactaaattgctacaataacactacagtaaacaacctctaatgatagattaattagactcattagattcgtctcgcgatttacagacgagttctgtaattatttttatgattagtctgtatttaatatttcaaatgtaaaaatatgctctttcaaaaattttacgggaGACAACTAAACGCGACCTCGGAAAATTGCACAGGCCTTTGGAAATGGACATCAGTCACATCACCAAGGCCACCTTCACCTTGGTTGCGAATTGCGATTAGCAGGGCGTGCAGGGAATGCCTCGTCGGAAACGCATTATCGAGCGATTCCGCAGAGGCGAGCTTGGAGAGAAATGGTCGCCGCACTTGGCCGCGCGCTCAGTGGAAGCCGCCGTTCTGAGCCCGACGATCCGCGCGCATGGGTCAGCGGTCAACCACTGCCGACGCATCACCGTCGCCTGCAAGAGTATGATATTGACAATGCCCTGCTCTCGACGATAAGTCCCGAATCTCGACCACAAATTGCGCTACCTCGATCGTGCCCGGTCAACTTGTGACGGCTAGCACACCTAACGGATGATGGAGTCGTAGACTCTACAACTCAACTGCGCTGCCGCTAGTTGCGCACCATGCACGTTGCTCAACGGATTCATCGGCTATATAAACACCAGGAACCTTGAAGCATAATTCAACCTTGAGAGCACTGCCACTGCATGTGACGGAactgccaaattaaaactctcaattaagcgtaatggctgTCATTtaaacacatcgggcgcattaacttaatggtttaatttgacagtcctttctcagctcacgtcccgatcgaaacaacaccgatagTCTCATGCGAAGatgagcgcagatggtacaaacacGACATACATTTGAAAATACAGCAATATACATATGACCCTAccataagttttacaaaccaaatttgaatACATACATAATTTTTATACACTTTACCTTGCTGGAACCAAGGTTTGAATAGAAAAAAAGACCTACAACTATGCCACTGCTTCTAGCACTGCCTATGCCCAACCGGCCACACCAGTCCACGGATAGATCGGGCGGCCGATCAAAAACAAACGGGATGTACACCCAGCCCACAAGTGTACCCCGATGAGTCCCCTAACTAAGTATCCGGCTCCACAACCTTCCATCCCTCTgcgtcccggcggatgaacttaacgcagcagggacagaagtctacgtctgagtgtcctgaaataatgtttcaacaaaagccctgagcaactaatactcagcaagacttacccgaccagtgggtataacttagcccacatatctagacatgcaagaccttctggctggtggttattttgcagaaaaaaacTCCTAAAATGAGTCCttattttttcctatttttagctccaaattctatATGCTAAAATCATCAACTAgtatttgcacctgctaag contains:
- the LOC120708746 gene encoding acidic endochitinase SE2-like; the encoded protein is MAGRALIPIQLATTLLLALLATSHAGDIAIYWGQNTGEATLSATCASRKYQFVILAFVFQFGQGRAPKLDLSGHCDASSGGCAVLSSDIRSCQRRGVKVLLSIGGGVGNYGLSSPADARLVGAYLWNSYLGGSSSSRPLGDAVLDGIDFDIELGSGKFWDNLAKDLKDMGKNAGTAVLLSAAPQCPFPDQWDSGAIDTGLFDFVWVQFYNNPECQFSSGRSAFLAAWKQWESVPAGKIFLGLPASKDAAGTGFVPAGQLTSQVLPLIRGSSKYGGVMLWSKFYDDRTGYSSAIKSHV